Proteins encoded within one genomic window of Acidimicrobiales bacterium:
- a CDS encoding TraR/DksA C4-type zinc finger protein: MPDRTLLSTLRGRLVAESERLRAQIVALGGEGELSYDENFADSGQVAAEQGENKALLNQLREQLADTEHALAKFDASTYGVCERCGNPIAEARLEAMPATRYCIEHA, translated from the coding sequence GTGCCGGACAGAACCTTGCTCTCGACGTTGCGCGGCCGCCTCGTGGCCGAGAGCGAGCGACTCCGCGCCCAGATCGTGGCCCTGGGCGGCGAGGGCGAGCTGTCCTACGACGAGAACTTCGCCGACTCCGGTCAGGTCGCCGCCGAGCAGGGGGAGAACAAGGCGTTGCTCAACCAGCTGCGCGAGCAGTTGGCCGACACGGAGCACGCCCTCGCCAAGTTCGACGCCAGCACCTACGGCGTGTGCGAGCGCTGCGGCAACCCCATCGCGGAGGCCCGTCTCGAGGCGATGCCGGCCACCCGCTACTGCATCGAACACGCCTGA